The Triticum urartu cultivar G1812 chromosome 6, Tu2.1, whole genome shotgun sequence genome includes the window ccctccacagttcaacacctcggtcatatcgtcgtagtgcttaggtgaagccctgcgccggtaacttcatcatcaccgtcgccacgccgtcgtgctgacggaactctccctcatcctcaactggatcaagagctcgagggacgtcattgtgctgaacgtgtgctgaacacggaggtgtcgtacgttcggtacttagatcggttggatcgcgaagacgttcgactacatcaactgcgttactaaacgcttctgctttcggtctacgagggtacgtggacacactcttccgtctcgttgctatgcatctcctagttagatcttgcgtgatcgtagggaaatttttgaaatactgcgtttcCCAACACATTCATGTGTTGTATTGAGGAACACTTGTAAAACTCTATTATCTTCTTAATAAATAGGTGGCGCAAATCTTATGCCTATGTTTCAAAATAAAAAAGTCTTTCAGAGGAATGGGGGTTAACGCcacaaaagaagaacaagaatcCTCTCACTGTCATGAGCATTGACTGCTCTCAAATACTCTGGCCCAAACACTTTAATCACCGTCTTTGCAAATTTCTTGATACACAAAATTGAAGTGATCTCTTccattgccaatttgtcatcaaTAAAATCTGCACGATAACCATACGTCATCATGCACAATGCGGTGGTCACCTTCTGGATAGTGTTATGCCCAAGATCTCTGGCGCAATACCTCCTCTACTCGAAGAATCGACCATGTTGCTTAACACGTTGGCGATCGATAGGGTGGAGGGGTGGAGGAAGTTTTAAGGGTGGCGGTTGGCATGCCCACGGctttgattttttttttcttttttgcagcTATTGCATATTTGCAGTACTTGGAGGCAAAACATGAGGCCACCCCAAAAAATTTGCAGCACCAAAAAAAGATAGGGCATCTGCTGAAGCTGTGTTTTTGTACAAATGATCTAAAAAACAGTTTTTTTAGACACTTGGCCTGTTATACATAATCGGTTGGAGATGCTATCACGGCCACAGGCTCTCTCAACAGATGCTGCACCCGTTGGTTAATGGAAAGTTCTTACCCCTGAGAAGTCAAATGTTCACAAGAGACTACACAGTTTCAAACTGTTAAAGAAAAGGGGGTCCATGCATGTCATCGTCAGTATCCATACCTGCATCACCAGGATCTTGGAGCAAAAAGGGTCACAATTACCGTGTGGATTTTCAAACCGGAATCACCTTTGTTGCTGTCATGTCCAGACGAGCATACTCGGGACCTCTAACAAATTGGATTGCAACAGATGATGGCGACGTAAGATTTATACCAGCACTCAGTGCTGTCAAAATCTCTGGTCTTTCAGAGGAATGGGGGTTAACGGCACAAAAGTACTCCTAGAAAAAAAACATATAGTTATGTCAAACTGGTAGGCTGGAAAACGAAGAGGTCGTGAATAGATGTTTCGATGGAGACCGCAACAATTTTCTTCTATAAACTAAAAGGCATAAATGGAACTTCATGCACATGAGATGAGAAACAACACATTCAGATTCAGCAACACCGACCCTTTTTATTGTAGCCATCAATGAACACATCTGAGGGTGTCTGAAACCTCCACACCAGCCCACTACTTTCACACTGAATAACAGATGAGTTTACAACTTCCCGTATGTATAACAGACGCACACGTGAAAAATGGTATGCGACGGGCGAGCAGGCTAGAGCACCTGCAACTTACTGAGATGCTCCAGGAGAGAGGTCGCCTTGCGCTTGGCTCTGTCCGAGCCGGTCTTGGACAGCTCCGTTAATGGTATTTGAGCACCCAGCCTCCCTATGCAAGCGAGATTCTGGGCATCCTTCTTGCAGAGTGCAAGTAAAATGGCAGCGGCATTCTCCTTGTTGCGGGCCTGGCTTGATCTTAACAAATCGATCAAGAAGGGGATGGTGTGAGCCTTGGCTATCGCCGTTTTGCACTCGTGGTGACTCACGAGAACCGACAGGATTGTGAGCGCCTCGTCGGTGGCTCCGGCGCTAGATGAATCTTGCAGCATCTGAACCAGTGGCGACAATATTCCTGCCCGGACCGCGCGGACCTTGTTTGCCTGGTATATGCATAGATTGAACAGTGCTGTTGCTGCATCTTTTCTACCTCTTGAACTACCACTCTTCAGCAGCTCAACCAATGCTTCAATCGCCCCGGGGGTGCTTCCTATCATTATCTTGTTATCATCGATTAGTGACAGGCTGAAAATAGCTGCAGCTGCATTTTCTCTTGCCTCCATGCTACCCGTCCTAAGCACTTGTATGATTGGGACAATGGCACCACCGACCACTATCAGTTCCTTGTTTTGATCATATATGGAGAGATTCAAAAGAGATGTAACTGCGTGTTCCTGGGTTTTTGGGTCTTTTGAGGACAAAAGTTTCACTAGAGCAGGAATGGCACCGGACTCTGCTAGAAGCATGCGGTTGTCTGTACTTTTTTTGGCCAAGGATCTTATTTCAGCAGCAGCAGATTTCCGTTCATCCAATGAGCTGCAAGAAAGATTGCGAACTAATGCTTCAATTGCCAATCTGTCCTCACCGACCTCTATGGAAGAACCTTCATATTTCGATCTTGTAGGTGGTTCGATCCCTTTTTCCTCACACCATTGCAATATCAAACTTCTCAGTACATAGTTTGGGGTTAATGTAAGGTTTAGGAGCTTCTGTTGAGTTTTTGGGCATGTCCggtttccaccatcaatccaccttTGAATGAAAGCACGCTCATATGTCTACAACAATAGCAAGAATATTGTCAGAAGATGCCAAATATATTTGAATCGTAAACAGCAACACCCTAAGGGCAGGGCGAATAAATAATAAGTGATGGTGTGGAAATTTACCTGCCCTGTTGACACAATGACAGGATCTCTCATCAGCTCAAGAGATATTGGGCAACGGAAATCTTCAGGCATAGCTACAGTGTCAGGCTTCTTAACATTGTCAGGTGAGTCTTTTGCTTCATCACTTGTTTGGTTATCACCATTTGTTGGTTTTGCAGAATCAGCAACTGTAGCGTTTTCAAGCCCTTCAATTAGCTCAGACGTTATTTTTTTAATGTCAGATTTAGATATCCCGCTTATTTCTGAAATTAGTAAAGCAACATGTTGCAACTCCAGATGATCACTGCTCAAGTTTTCCAACGACAATGTCTCTCGCTGGCTGTGTGGTTCTTCAGATTGTGATCCAACATTATCAACATGATGAGCTAAGATATCATGaatttttgaaaaaatatttaGATCAAGGGCTCCCTTCTTCTCCATTTCTCTTTTAAGCTGACCCCGCACTAAATCAACCTACAGATTAATCAAATTAAAGCAGGTTTGATTAATTAATGAAGGATCAATCTCAGAAATGTATCGGTCAATCAGGTTAACTATACCTCTTCTTGAACTTCATCAGATATTTGAAAACAACTATGCGGTAGATTTGTTAGAGCTGCTTGCAACTGCCAAGTCACATACTTGAACTGAACAGCAATATTCTTGTCGTTGACATCCTTAACAATGAAAACAATGAAGCATAAGAATTAAAGATACTAACATGTTATTGAATGCAAAATGACTATATAAAAGGGCATGAAGCAGGTCAGACTACAGATTCGATACAAGTGCATCTGTGGTCATATTCAAAAGGTTGTTCTCAACTGAGCCGACTGACATGCACGTACCAAGCCATTAAAAATCATATCTAAGTTGGCAGTAACCCAGGATGTCGATACGATATGAATACAGCATTGGAAAGAATAATGAACTAGATTTCATATGCACATGTTGTATGAAAGTTTAATTATTTAGGCATGACAGATTTGCATTACGAACTAACACAAGAAAAAGTTTTTTCCTACATCCAATCCTGTCAGTTAGTTTAATCATGTGCTAGCTTTCTAGGAGATTTCGGATAAAAGGAAACATGTGCTATTTATATACTTCAAACAAGATCAGTTTGGCCCTACAAATATAAACATCATGTGGAGAGAACTATCCTGCAGGGAACACAAGCTAAAAGTATCATACTATTGTGTCTCCTCTTAAAGATAGAATCTAGTACTAATATATTTTGCTAAAGATCATTTGTGCGCCTGAGTCCTGAAGACTGAAGTAAAGAGTAACTTGGGGACAAATAGCTCAAAGAACCTCGTGAAAATTTAGAAGTTACAAATTTACAGTGACAACTACTAAACACTTATCTTACTTGGACCAATTTTAGGAGAGATGGTTTCAAGCAGTCAAATGACTGGCTTATCTACTCCACCGCATGCACACAATCATTCAAATTTGTCAATGTTATCCCAAGTAGCATAGTGTGGTATTGAGACCAAAAGCTAATTTGACAAAATACAAGACCAGAGATCAAAAGGCTCCAGTAAGCAACAACAATTTAGATAAGAAAACCCTAATAAATACTTTTAGGCAACACCTAACCCAATTTATACATTCGATGAGTTCATGTAGACTTGATATGCATTCTTTATTAGATATTGAAGGTTGCAAAATAGCAATGAGATTTCGGGTGGATAACGGAAAAAAGGGACGGTAGGAAACCAGGTCAACATGACACCGTAAACCTGTCGTCCTTGCTAAGCATGCTAAGACGTTACTTGTTTGACACCTTCGTTCTTCTTCCTTGGTGCACACAAGTTTATATTCATCGATGCATCGTAGAAGTATAGGAGGGCACGCATGATTTGAACATATCAAGATGCACCCAAGTCTAATAAGATCTACAGCTGTAGCACTTAAAATATCACAGCTGCAACTGGAGCCGCTGGACAGGAAGATCTATGCGCAAGAGAAACTAAAAGTTTCGTGAATGAATTTCTAAAATCTTGCCCGCTATACTAATCGTCAACGGAAACGAACCACATGCCGAAAAGAGAACTATATAGAGAAGGCCCGAACTAGACGCCGCGCAATCGCGCTCAAGTGTTCGACGGAATCTCGCCAAGAGCCGCGCATCAAGAAGCGAGCAATGCAGAAGGTTTGATTCGACCGAGAGATCTCCGCCAGTCACCTGATCCGCGGCCCCCGTGTCGACTGCCGGCACGCGGCCGAGCGCGACGAACCTCCTGGCGGCCTGGAGCGCCCGGAGCAGGTCGGCcacccacgccgccgcctcggGCCCCGCCGCGCCGTCCTCCCCCGCCGCCTCGGCGACCTCGGCCACGAGGTGCGTGAGCAGTGACACCTTCCGCGCGAGGCGGAGGCAGTCGGCCCGCAGCGGCTCCGGCGCGGCGGCCAGGTCGGCGGCGCCCACGGCCGCGATCTCCCGCACGATCTCCGCTGCCGCCCCGGCCGTCGCCGCCATCGCGACGCCCCGGGTCAGGACTCCGCGGGAAGTGGAAGCGGTGACGGTGGCGGTGGGGAAgcggaggggggagggggcatgccaATCTGCAATGTCAACGTCGGCAGTAATGTAGGAGTAGGGAGGAGCGCCCGCGCAGGCGCAGCCAGCCGCGTGGTGCGAGGGGGCTCGGGGAAGGAAAGGGGTGATGATGGCGACGACGATGGTGGGCTGTGGGTTAATGAATTGCGGGGCTGGGCTCGGGTTGGCGGCAGCTAGCTAGCTGGGGAGGAGCGAGGCTCCGGTGAGGTGCAGGTGCAGGCCGTgcgggaggggaggggaggggaggtgAGCTGGGGGTGGGGTGGCCACTGGCTGCCGTTCGCGTGAGGAGAGGAGGAGAGATTCCCGGGCAGACCGGAGTAAACAATTGCCAGGAAATCGGTGCCCGCCTGGCTGCAGCCCCCGGGGAGCGACGGGTTCCGGATCCCGTGTGGCGCCACGCTCCGCTGCCGGGGACGCGGCACCATTCATTGCTAGGGCCGCGTTATGCAACAGTTTTTTTTTAAGAAAGGAAGTTAATTAAGACATGATCTTTTGGGACGGTTGTACTCTTTTTATTACCACAACTCATTTTATTAACATAGCAGAGTGGGGATTAGAAAGAAGTTAATTGGCATGAACATCTTGGCTCTTCATCATAATTTCTGACCATTCGTCATTTTTTGGCTTGCATTTCGCGAATTACTGCTGACCAAATTAAGGAAGAAACGACTCTCTCAAACTCCCACGTGTAATACCTATTCGACGCTGAACGGGGGACTGAGACCATTCGTGTATAATCCTCCACGTCTCTCCCTCCCCTCTAAATTATGATTTCCATCCCAATAATTAACCAGTTGGCATGAAATTCTTTTTCTTTTCACCTATATATCACACGTTTCAACGACTCGGCCATGATGTTTATTCTTCTCAAGGTGAGCTCGACGGAATATGTCTCTCGCTTAGGTTCGACAAACGAATATGTGAGAAGTGATAGGTGGCATGGGCCGAGCTTCGGCCCAGCTCAAGTTGAGATCTGGACTGAAGACATAAAAAGGAGCTAAGCCTACTCTCCACTCAATGACATGTGGGATCTAGGTGTCAATATTCACATGCCTTTTATTACTAGTTATCCTTATATAGATCTATCATTTAGAAAAGGGCAACGATCTGCGCCGGCGCACCGGCCCAACTGTTGGGCCGGTCGCACATCAGCCGTTGGATCCGACCGCTGGGCCGCTGGATCCCGCCAAAGAAAACGATTCCCCCTtaccttcttcttccttgcgcgAGGGAAAAAAGGAAATTTGCAGGTCAGCCTCCTCGTGCGCGCCCTTGGCCGCACCGTCGCAGCTCGCCGGGCCTGCTCGACGTCGCAGCTCACGGGGGCCGGTCCATGTCACAGATCGCCGAGGCCACCGCAGCTCGCCGGATGCAgctcctgttggaaatatgccctagaggcaataataaaaggttattattatatttccttgttcatgataattgtctattgttcatgctataattgtgttatccggaaatcgtaatacatgtgtgaatacatagaccacaacacgtccctagtgagcctctagttgactagctcgttgatcaaaagatagtcatggtttcctgactatggacattagatgacagtgataacgggatcacatcattaggagaatgatgtgatggacaagacccaatcctaagcatagcacaagatcgtgtagttcgtttgctagagcttttccgaatgtcaagtatcatttccttagaccatgagattgtgcaactcccggataccgtaggagtgctttgggtgtgccaaacgtcacaacgtaactgggtgactataaaggtgcactacgggtatctccgaaagtgtctgttgggttggcacgaatcgagactgggatttgtcactccgtatgacggagaggtatctctgggcccactcggtaatgcatcatcataatgagctcaatgtgaccaagtggttgatcacgggatcatgcattacggttcgagtaaagtgacttgtcggtaacgagattgaacgaggtattgggataccaacgatcgagtcttgggcgagtaacgtaccgattgacaaagggaattgtatacgggattgattgaatcctcgacatcgtggttcatccgatgagatcatcgaggagcatgtgggagccaacatgggtatccagatcctgctgttggttattgaccggagagtcgtctcggtcatgtctgcgtgtctcccgaacccgtagggtctacacacttaaggttcagtgacgctagggttgttgagatattagtatgcggtaacccgaaagttgttcggagtcccggatgagatcccggacatcacgaggagttccagaatggtccggaggtgaagaattgtatataggaagtccagtttcggccaccgggaaagtttcgggggtcaccggtattgtaccgggaccaccggaagggtcccgggggtccaccgggtggggccacctatcccggagggccccatgggctgaagtcggaggggaaccagcccctgatgggctggtgcgcccaccttgggcctccccctgcgcctagggttggaaaccctaggggtgggggcgccccacttggcttggggggcaagccacccccttggccgccgcccccccatctagatgggatctagaggggccggcgtccccccccttgggcccctatataaagaggagggagggagggctgcgcacccaagccccgggcgcctccctctcccccccgtaacacctctccctctcgttagagcttggcgaagccctgccgagatcccgctgcttccaccaccacgcggccgtgctgttggatctctatcaacctctccttccccttactggatcaagaaggaggagacgtcttccccaaccgtacgtgtgttgaacgcggaggtgtcgtccgttcggcgcttggttatcggtgatttggatcacgatgagtacgactccatcaaccccgttctcttgaacgcttacgctcgcgatctacaagggtatgtagatgcactcctttcctctcgttgctagaagactccatagattgatcttggtgatgcgtagaaaattttaaattcttctacgttccccaacaatggcatcatgagctaggtctatgcgtagtttctatgcacgagtagaacacaaattattgtgggcgttgattttgtcaatttacttaccgttactagtcttatcttgattcggcggcatcgtgggatgaagcggcccggaccgagcttacacgtacgcttacgtgagactggttccaccgactgacatgcactagtcgcataaggtggctagcgggt containing:
- the LOC125514507 gene encoding U-box domain-containing protein 11-like codes for the protein MAATAGAAAEIVREIAAVGAADLAAAPEPLRADCLRLARKVSLLTHLVAEVAEAAGEDGAAGPEAAAWVADLLRALQAARRFVALGRVPAVDTGAADQDVNDKNIAVQFKYVTWQLQAALTNLPHSCFQISDEVQEEVDLVRGQLKREMEKKGALDLNIFSKIHDILAHHVDNVGSQSEEPHSQRETLSLENLSSDHLELQHVALLISEISGISKSDIKKITSELIEGLENATVADSAKPTNGDNQTSDEAKDSPDNVKKPDTVAMPEDFRCPISLELMRDPVIVSTGQTYERAFIQRWIDGGNRTCPKTQQKLLNLTLTPNYVLRSLILQWCEEKGIEPPTRSKYEGSSIEVGEDRLAIEALVRNLSCSSLDERKSAAAEIRSLAKKSTDNRMLLAESGAIPALVKLLSSKDPKTQEHAVTSLLNLSIYDQNKELIVVGGAIVPIIQVLRTGSMEARENAAAAIFSLSLIDDNKIMIGSTPGAIEALVELLKSGSSRGRKDAATALFNLCIYQANKVRAVRAGILSPLVQMLQDSSSAGATDEALTILSVLVSHHECKTAIAKAHTIPFLIDLLRSSQARNKENAAAILLALCKKDAQNLACIGRLGAQIPLTELSKTGSDRAKRKATSLLEHLSKLQVL